GCCTTTGCAACCGATTTGGCTAGACCTTTTGGGTTTACTCATTACTGGTTTTGGGCTATCTCTAACTTTGATTTTCTTTCAAAAAAGGAAAAATGAGAAGCAGGCTGAAATTTCCTATGCCGATTAGCCTAACCGCGAAAAGTTTATTTTGCTCTTCTGGAACAAGACTTTGTAAAGTAGGACAAGTTTCGTAAGTCCAAAAATAATAGGGCCGATCCATATACGGCCCGTATTTTATCTAGTGAATTTTACCTAAAGAAAGAATCATAGAGGATCACATGTCTTCCAACTCATTTCAGGCAACCAACTTCTCCATTAAAGGAGCGACGAGCATCAATCGGATCCGAATCGGTTTCTCCATCGTTATGCTTTTCGTGAACCTACTCTCCATAGTTTCAAACGCTCAAGGAGAAGGAGCTTCTAAAAGTACTATCCTCAATCTCTTGATAGAGTTCATGATCCTGGGATATGGTATCGCTCAAATCATACTGATCAGAAAGAATAAACTTACTCCTTTCTTTATAACTCTAGGCGTATATTTAGACATCCTAATGTATACTATGATCTTTATCGTGGTTACAGTAACGGCCGCTTCTCTGGAAGCAATGGTCGGGACACTGAAGATGCCTTTCTTCATCATGCTTTACTTTTTTGTAATGATCTATTCGGGCCTTCTTCTTTCTCCAAGAACCACTCTGGTCGTAGGATATCTGGCGTTGATCGGAACCTTTTCCATGGACTATTTCGCCTGGTTGAATGGAGTGCAATTTAGATACGCAACTGATAAAGCCGAAGAAATGTCAGTATTCTTCGAAGTCATCAAGCTAGTATTCTTTATCCTTGGGATCCATATTCTTACATCGGTAGTGAAGTTCTTAGTGAATGTTTCAGAAATCGCAACCGTCTCCAGTAAGGAAGCGGAGCAAAAGACCGCAGAAGCGGAGAAGACGAAAGACAGAATTACTTCGGAAGCGGATGCATTGAATAAGAATACTTCCGAAATGAAGACCGAGATGGATACTCTGAACACAGAGATCCAAAGTCAGGTTTCCAGCATGGAACAGATTAGTGCCTCTTTAGAAGAATTGGCGGCTTCCACAGATAGCGCAGCAGAGTTCGTGAAGGCTCAGTTCGTTAAGATCGAGGACTTGAACAGAGAAAGTGATACTCTTCATTCTATTCTTAAAGAGGTCCGAGTCTCGACTGAGTCTCTTTCCAAAACTACCGAAGAATCTAAGGTCTATAGCCGAGACGTTTCCGCAGCGATGGAAGTCTTAGGAACGAACTTCAACGAGGTCAGCAAATCCTTCCAGAAAGTCCAAGACGTGAACGATATCATGAGAGAGATCGCGGATAGAACAAACCTACTCGCATTGAATGCTTCTATCGAAGCGGCGAGAGCAGGAGATCACGGAAAAGGATTCGCAGTCGTTGCGCAAGAGGTAGCAAAGTTAGCGGACAGTGCATCCGAGAACGCGTCTACGATTTCTAAGATCATTGCAGAAGCAGCCAAACTCATCACAAACGGTAATTCTGCTGCAGAAGAAACCAAAAGAAAGGTCTCCGTTCAAGAATCCGGTTTCTCTTCTATCGTTACGAACCTGAACCAACTCCAAACAAG
Above is a window of Leptospira semungkisensis DNA encoding:
- a CDS encoding methyl-accepting chemotaxis protein, producing the protein MSSNSFQATNFSIKGATSINRIRIGFSIVMLFVNLLSIVSNAQGEGASKSTILNLLIEFMILGYGIAQIILIRKNKLTPFFITLGVYLDILMYTMIFIVVTVTAASLEAMVGTLKMPFFIMLYFFVMIYSGLLLSPRTTLVVGYLALIGTFSMDYFAWLNGVQFRYATDKAEEMSVFFEVIKLVFFILGIHILTSVVKFLVNVSEIATVSSKEAEQKTAEAEKTKDRITSEADALNKNTSEMKTEMDTLNTEIQSQVSSMEQISASLEELAASTDSAAEFVKAQFVKIEDLNRESDTLHSILKEVRVSTESLSKTTEESKVYSRDVSAAMEVLGTNFNEVSKSFQKVQDVNDIMREIADRTNLLALNASIEAARAGDHGKGFAVVAQEVAKLADSASENASTISKIIAEAAKLITNGNSAAEETKRKVSVQESGFSSIVTNLNQLQTRVENQGQIHDSFLKSFRELFDLSRQIESIASEQKNGTKEVVQALSSIEQSSNIISEGSSRMRSNLEELSEQSQRLVAK